Sequence from the Mesorhizobium sp. PAMC28654 genome:
GCCACCTCGGCCATGCCCATTCCGACGTGGTCGAGGCGATCGCGCGACAGGCGGCGAAACTCAACACCAACACGCGCTATCTGCACGACGCCATCGTCACCTATGCGGAACGCCTGACAGCGACGTTGCCCGCTGGCCTGTCGGTCGCCTCCTTCGCCTGTTCCGGCAGCGAGGCCAACAGCTTGATGCTGCGCATGGCGCGCAACCATACCGGCCGCAGCGAGGCGATCGTGCTCGACTGGGCCTATCACGGCACCACGCAGGAGCTGATCGACCTCAGCCCCTACAAATACAAGCGCAAGGGCGGCAAGGGCCGGCCTGCGGACGTGTTCGAGGCGGTCATCCCCGACAGCTATCGCGCACCCGACGAATGGCCGCTGGCGGAGCACGCGAAGCGCTTCGCCGAAAGCGTAGCCGAGCAGATCGCTGATATGGCGAAGCAGGGCCGCGCGCCCGGTCTCTTCCTCGCCGAATCGATCCCTAGCGTCGCCGGCCAGGTGTTCCTGCCGGATGGCTATCTGCGGGAAGCCTACGCGATGGTGCGTGCGGCCGGCGGCATCTGCGCCGCCGACGAGGTGCAGGTCGGCTTCGGCCGGGTCGGCAGCCACTGGTGGGCTTTCGAGACGCAAGGCGTCACGCCTGACATCGTCACCATGGGCAAGCCGATCGGCAACGGCCACCCGATGGCTGCCCTGGTGACGACACAGGAGATTGCCGCTTCCTTCAACAATGGCATGGAGTATTTCAATACATTCGGCGGCAATCCGGTGTCCTGCGCGGCGGGGCTTGCGGTGCTCGATGTCATCGAACGTGACGGCCTGCGGCAGAATGCGGCCGAGATCGGCGATTATCTGGTCACTCGGTTCAGGCAGTTGCAGGTGCGCTACGACATCATCGGCGATGTGCGCGGCAAGGGTCTCTTTCTCGGCATCGAACTGGTCGAGGACCGCAAGAGCAAGGCGCCGGCAACCGCGCTTGCCCGCCGCATCAATGACGGGGTCAGGGCGCGCGGCGTGCTGATCGGCACCGAAGGCCCACATGACAATGTGCTCAAGATGCGTCCGCCGATGATCTTCAGCCGAGCCAATGCGGATCATCTGGTCGGCGTTCTCGATGAAACCTTCGCCTCGGTCCTGGCGGAAAGGGTGTAGCGCAAGCCCGCATGCCCGGGCATGCGGACAGAACATGAAGACAGCAAGTTTGTGAACTTCCGGCGCCTCGGCACCGGCAGCAGGAGAGGCTTTGCCTCATAGAGGGAGGAAACCATGAAAGCATTGATCACTGCGTTCTTGCTCGGCACGGCCGCCATGGCCGTGTCGGCGAAAGCGGATACGCTCGACATCATCAAACAGCGGGGCGCCGTTAATTGCGGCGTCAGCCAGGGGGTCGCGGGCTTCTCGTCCCCGGACAACCAGGGCAAATGGACCGGCTTCGACATTGATTTCTGCCGCGCGGTGTCGGCCGCGGTTTTTGGCGACGCCGACAAGGTCAACTATGTTCCGCTCTCGACCAAGGAGCGCTTCACCGCCCTGCAGTCGGGCGCCGTCGACCTCCTTTCGCGCCAGTCGACCTGGACGCTGGCGCGCGACAGCGGCCTCGGCATCCATTTCGTCGGCACCGCATACTATGATGGCCAGGGGTTCATGGTGCGGAAAAACCTGAACGTGGACAGCGCCCTCAAGCTTTCCGGCGCGACAGTCTGCGCCGAACAGGGCACCACCACGGAACAGAATGTCGCCGACTATTTCACCGCCAACAAGCTGAAATACGAGTCGGTCGTCATCGATTCGGCTGATGGCATCATCAAGGCGTTCGATACCGGCCGCTGCGATGTCTACACCACGGATGCGTCGGCACTCTATGCGCAGCGCCTGAAACTCACCGACCCCGCCGCCTACATGGTGCTGCCCGAGATCATCTCGAAGGAGCCGC
This genomic interval carries:
- a CDS encoding amino acid ABC transporter substrate-binding protein; its protein translation is MKALITAFLLGTAAMAVSAKADTLDIIKQRGAVNCGVSQGVAGFSSPDNQGKWTGFDIDFCRAVSAAVFGDADKVNYVPLSTKERFTALQSGAVDLLSRQSTWTLARDSGLGIHFVGTAYYDGQGFMVRKNLNVDSALKLSGATVCAEQGTTTEQNVADYFTANKLKYESVVIDSADGIIKAFDTGRCDVYTTDASALYAQRLKLTDPAAYMVLPEIISKEPLGPAVRQGDDKWFNIVRWTLFSLVEAEEEGITQANAEASRQSQNPVVRRFLGVEGDNGQQLGLDANFAYNIVAKVGNYGEVFERNLGKSSELKIARGLNALWNAGGIMYAPPAR